The genome window CGGCACTGACCGCGGCATCCAACACCGTCGATGCCACCTTCACCACCCTCGGCCTGCGTGCCGAAACCGATGTCCATCTGGGTAGTACCGATGCCACCCTGCGCGGCATGGTGGGCTGGCGGCATGCTTTCGGCGGCGGACCAACCTCACAAATGGCCTTTGCCTCAGGTGGCAATGCCTTCACCATCGCAGGCGTGCCGCTGGCGCAGAACAGTCTGGTGCTCGACGCAGGATTCGATGTGGAGCTCACCGACAGTGCCACGCTGGGCTTTGCCTATGGCGGACAGTTCGGCTCCGGCGTTCAGGATCATTCCGCCAGCCTCAATCTGAATGTGCGGTTCTGAGAGCCGCAGAGACCCACGCGCATTTACGCAAGACCTGCGCTCGCCGCTCCAATTCTTGAGGCGGCGGGCGTTTTTCCCCTAGAGACATGAAGATCGTACCCATGCCCAGACTCACAACCGGCCTTGCCGCCATTGCCGCTCTCATCCTTTCCACCCCAGCATCCTTCGCACAGGAGACGGGCCTGCCCGGTAACGCTTCCAACCTGCGCGAGGGTCATGGCGACTGGCAGGTGGCCTGCACGGCCCCTGAAGGCGCCGTCAGGTGCGCGATGTCGCAAACCCAGGTACGGAGCGAGAACCGCCAGCGAGTCCTGAGCATCGAGTTGGCCAGCGCGGATGATGGGAATGCGGCCAATGGCGCGCTGGTTCTGCCCTTCGGCCTCGGCCTTGCCAGCGGCGTCGTCTACCGGCTCGATGAAGGGGCCACCGGAGCTGTCCAGCCCTTCCGCACCTGTCTGCCAGTCGACTGTCTCGTCGATGTCGCCTTCGACGCCGGTACCGTCGCCGCGCTTAGGGCGGGCAACCAGCTCAACGTGATCGCCACCGCCGATGGCGGGCAGGAAATGACCTTCGTCATCTCGCTTGCAGGCTTTTCCAGTGCCTTCGATCGCGTGAAAGAGTTGCTGGAGTGAGCTTCCATGAGGCGGAGCTGATCCCGCAGATATTCTGCACCCGAGGGCAAATCCGGATTTGGGACGCGCGGGCACCTGCTGGGTACACGTATTCCGCTCACCTCGCTCATACAGGCCGTCGCCGTCGGCGAACATCTCAACTTCCGGCACGCCGCCGCCGCGCTTGGTGTTACCCAGTCCTCGGTCAGCGCGCGCATAAAGGCACTGGAGGAAACGCTCGGCATCCGTCTCTTCGAGCGGCATCATCGTGGTGTCCGCGTCACGGAGGCGGGGCGCGTCTTTATCGAGCAGGTTTCTGAAGGGCTTGAGCAACTCGATCATGCGGTGAAGTCGGCGGGTGCCATCGGAAAGGGTGAGGCCGGCCGCTTGCATGTTGGTGTGCCGACGACGCTTACCAACGGCTTCCTCGCAGAACCCGTCAAACGCTACCGCGAGCAATGACCCGATATCGGGTTCGATTTTTTCGACGGCCGGATGCACGATGCCATCGTGCAAGTGCGCGAGGGGAAACTGGATGTCGCTTTCGTGACGGGGGTTCCCGATCCGCCCGACTGCCATTGCAAGGCGCTCTGGTCCGAACCGCTTCTGGCCGCGTTGCCTGTGACCGATGGCAGGGTGGCATGCTCCGGCTTGTGCTGGCGCGATCTCGCCGAAGACCAGTTCCTCGTGCGTAGCGGTGGAACCGGTCCGCAAATTCGGGAGGGGATCGTTCGATGTTTTGAACAGCACGGCTGCCGGGCCCGGATCAAGCGCTGTGATGTAGACCGCTGCACGCTGATGTCGATGGTGGCGCAAGGAATGGGCGTCACCGTTTGCGACGCATCCGTCAGCGCGTTCAATTGTCCGGGAATCGCATTCCTGCGCCTTCTGGGTGAACAACAGGCCGAGTTCAGTGCCGTCTGGTCGCCCCACAATTTCAGCATAGCCCTTCGCGACTTGTTGGATAAGGCGCAAACAATGAGCCGGGAACGGAAACGTCAGTCGGTTTGATGCAGAGAACTTGAAGCATTTGCGCCCG of Stappia sp. ES.058 contains these proteins:
- a CDS encoding LysR family substrate-binding domain-containing protein; this translates as MGFDFFDGRMHDAIVQVREGKLDVAFVTGVPDPPDCHCKALWSEPLLAALPVTDGRVACSGLCWRDLAEDQFLVRSGGTGPQIREGIVRCFEQHGCRARIKRCDVDRCTLMSMVAQGMGVTVCDASVSAFNCPGIAFLRLLGEQQAEFSAVWSPHNFSIALRDLLDKAQTMSRERKRQSV
- a CDS encoding LysR family transcriptional regulator; translation: MQAVAVGEHLNFRHAAAALGVTQSSVSARIKALEETLGIRLFERHHRGVRVTEAGRVFIEQVSEGLEQLDHAVKSAGAIGKGEAGRLHVGVPTTLTNGFLAEPVKRYREQ
- a CDS encoding invasion associated locus B family protein → MPRLTTGLAAIAALILSTPASFAQETGLPGNASNLREGHGDWQVACTAPEGAVRCAMSQTQVRSENRQRVLSIELASADDGNAANGALVLPFGLGLASGVVYRLDEGATGAVQPFRTCLPVDCLVDVAFDAGTVAALRAGNQLNVIATADGGQEMTFVISLAGFSSAFDRVKELLE